The Solibacillus sp. FSL R7-0682 genome includes a window with the following:
- the ltrA gene encoding group II intron reverse transcriptase/maturase gives MQKQFDMLYARSVDGQNFYDLLDIMQSRENIQLAYRNIKKNTGSKTAGYDGQTIEDIKQLKISTVVSTIQNMFAHYRPQPVRRVFIPKANGKTRPLGIPTIWDRLFQQCILQVLEPICEARFYKHSYGFRPNRSTHHAKARFETLINRACLYHCVDVDIKGFFDNVHHAKLLKQMWTIGIRDKAVLSIISRLLKAEIMGEGFPTKGTPQGGILSPLLSNIVLNELDWWVSNQWENFETKNAYKNKVNMNQALKKSNLKHCYIVRYADDFKIICRTRSQAIRMFYAVKDFLSTRLKLEISEEKSKVVNLKKNSSEFLGFRIKAHPKKTTKRTLYVAHSHMTKKALNNAQLKLKKAVKTIQKHQCVENAWRFNTVVMGIQNYYAAASHITDDLNELNYRIHRTLHNRLKGIRKEAKFQDLTKSLQKRYKGYECNLYKIKEMVLVPIHAQRCQININFSQSICNYTTEGRNKIHHDLRAIDKSILTAVMQQFIPQRSIEYNDNRISRFIAQYGKCAVTGVELSFNDWHCHHKTPYYLSQDDSYSNLIIVHKSVHRLIHLKDLEKIQVLMKVLQLDKKQLMKVNELRGQCLNDAI, from the coding sequence ATGCAAAAACAATTTGATATGTTATATGCTCGCAGTGTTGATGGTCAAAATTTTTATGATTTATTAGATATAATGCAATCGCGTGAAAACATTCAATTAGCGTATCGTAATATCAAGAAAAATACAGGTAGTAAAACAGCTGGATATGATGGTCAAACTATTGAAGATATTAAGCAACTCAAGATATCTACAGTTGTATCAACGATACAAAATATGTTTGCACATTATCGCCCACAACCAGTAAGGCGTGTTTTTATTCCAAAGGCAAATGGGAAAACAAGACCGTTAGGTATTCCAACAATTTGGGATAGGTTATTTCAACAGTGTATTTTACAAGTCTTAGAACCCATCTGTGAAGCAAGATTCTATAAACATAGCTATGGTTTCAGACCAAATCGTAGCACGCATCACGCAAAGGCACGCTTTGAAACATTGATCAATCGAGCGTGTTTATATCATTGTGTAGATGTTGATATAAAAGGATTTTTCGATAATGTTCATCATGCGAAATTGTTAAAACAAATGTGGACAATCGGTATTCGTGATAAAGCAGTTCTTTCTATAATATCACGTCTCTTAAAAGCAGAAATCATGGGCGAAGGTTTTCCGACAAAAGGAACCCCTCAAGGGGGAATCCTTTCACCACTTCTTTCGAACATTGTATTAAATGAGCTTGATTGGTGGGTTAGTAATCAGTGGGAAAACTTTGAAACCAAGAATGCTTATAAAAACAAAGTGAATATGAATCAGGCATTAAAGAAATCAAACTTAAAACATTGTTATATTGTGAGGTATGCTGATGACTTTAAAATCATCTGTCGCACACGTTCACAAGCAATACGAATGTTTTATGCGGTCAAAGATTTTCTCTCTACACGTTTGAAACTAGAAATTAGCGAGGAGAAATCGAAAGTTGTGAATCTGAAGAAAAATTCTTCCGAATTTCTTGGCTTTCGTATAAAAGCTCACCCTAAGAAAACAACTAAGCGTACCTTGTATGTTGCACATTCCCATATGACCAAAAAGGCTCTAAACAATGCACAATTAAAATTGAAAAAAGCCGTAAAGACAATACAAAAACATCAGTGTGTTGAAAATGCTTGGCGATTTAATACGGTCGTCATGGGTATTCAAAATTATTACGCTGCAGCGTCACACATAACAGATGATTTAAATGAGCTGAACTACCGTATTCATAGAACGCTACACAATCGTTTAAAAGGCATTAGAAAAGAAGCTAAGTTTCAAGACCTCACGAAATCTTTACAGAAAAGGTATAAAGGATACGAGTGTAACCTTTATAAAATTAAAGAGATGGTACTCGTTCCTATTCATGCTCAACGTTGCCAAATCAATATAAACTTCTCACAAAGTATCTGTAATTATACTACCGAAGGTAGAAATAAGATTCATCATGATTTAAGAGCTATTGATAAAAGCATTCTTACTGCAGTGATGCAACAGTTTATTCCTCAACGCTCCATTGAGTATAACGATAATCGAATAAGTCGATTTATTGCGCAATATGGTAAATGTGCTGTAACTGGGGTTGAACTTAGCTTTAATGATTGGCACTGTCATCACAAAACCCCATATTATTTATCGCAAGATGATTCTTACAGTAACTTAATTATTGTACATAAATCAGTTCATAGACTAATCCACCTTAAAGACCTCGAGAAAATTCAAGTACTTATGAAAGTACTTCAACTAGATAAAAAGCAACTAATGAAAGTAAATGAATTGCGTGGGCAATGTCTAAACGACGCTATCTAA